The following are encoded together in the Salinibacterium sp. UTAS2018 genome:
- a CDS encoding carbohydrate ABC transporter permease, with translation MSVATGLDKKPSEPTTESHMPQSSAIRARAGLSRTAKYVLLVFFLVIVLMPVYVLIVTSLKPPQDVNPATSWGLPVRWPWEPAFEGGPTGFDNWALAWNALSASIGRTFLLAIPAALIASFLGAMNGFVLARWRFPYADVVFTFILFGMFIPYQAIMTPLVQMKTSLGLPSDVSTLLVVHVIYGLPICTLIFRNYYAGIPHELMEAARMDGSGMLRTFRSIVLPLSLPGFVVTIIWQFTSAWNDFLFALFLSNQNEGPVSLALNNLAQGAQLANYGAAMAGALLASLPTLVVYIVLGKYFIGGLMSGSVKS, from the coding sequence ATGAGTGTCGCAACCGGACTCGACAAGAAGCCAAGCGAACCCACTACCGAGTCGCACATGCCGCAGAGTTCGGCGATCCGTGCGCGCGCTGGGTTGAGTCGCACCGCGAAGTACGTGCTGCTGGTGTTCTTCCTGGTCATTGTGTTGATGCCCGTGTACGTGCTTATCGTCACGAGCCTCAAGCCGCCGCAGGACGTCAACCCCGCCACCTCGTGGGGGCTGCCGGTTCGCTGGCCGTGGGAGCCCGCCTTTGAGGGTGGACCCACCGGCTTCGACAACTGGGCTCTCGCGTGGAACGCGCTGTCGGCATCCATCGGTCGCACGTTCTTGCTGGCGATTCCCGCCGCACTGATCGCGTCGTTCCTCGGAGCAATGAACGGTTTCGTTTTGGCCCGCTGGCGCTTCCCGTACGCCGATGTCGTCTTCACGTTCATCCTGTTCGGAATGTTCATTCCGTACCAGGCGATCATGACGCCGCTCGTGCAGATGAAGACAAGCCTCGGGTTGCCGAGCGATGTCTCCACGCTGTTGGTTGTGCACGTGATCTACGGTTTGCCGATCTGTACGTTGATCTTCCGCAACTACTACGCCGGCATCCCTCACGAGTTGATGGAAGCAGCCCGTATGGATGGTTCGGGGATGCTGCGCACCTTCCGCAGCATCGTCTTGCCGCTGTCGCTTCCCGGCTTTGTGGTCACGATCATCTGGCAGTTCACGTCGGCCTGGAACGACTTCCTGTTCGCGCTGTTCCTGTCGAACCAGAACGAGGGGCCGGTGTCGCTCGCGCTCAACAACCTGGCTCAGGGCGCGCAATTGGCCAACTACGGTGCTGCGATGGCGGGAGCGTTGCTTGCTTCGCTACCGACCCTCGTCGTGTACATCGTGCTCGGCAAGTACTTCATCGGTGGACTGATGAGCGGCTCGGTCAAGAGCTAA
- the pta gene encoding phosphate acetyltransferase — protein MTRNIYITSIEGHAGKSTIALGLLDTLSREAKRLGVFRPVARTSDERDYVLEMLLGHEAVNLSYDDAVGVGYDDVHSDPELALSRIIERFKAVEAQCDVVVIVGSDYTDVGSPTELSYNARVAANLGAPVLLVLGGQSEDGESRSPADMAQVYSIAHQELDAAHAQLVGVVVNRSDPGHLDNIIAGVSAAVGDDTPVWAIPEDPFLIAPSLGSLLTAVDGELLRGDPDLLQREALGVVVAGMTMENVLLRLIEGSVVVVAGDRSDVLLATLMAHASETFPSLAGIILNGGFDLSPQIERLIEGLDVALPVIRTSFGTYDTARTITKTRGRLAAESPRKFDTALALFEQHVDAAELMRRLDLHPATVVTPLMFEYGLLDRARQRPQHIVLPEGNDDRILRASSTLLRRGVAQLTILGDEGEVRGRAAELGLDISGASILSPFDEELRNRFATEYVKLRAHKGMTMEVARDTVTDVSYFGTMMVHLGLADGMVSGAAHTTAHTIRPSFEIIKTKPDVSIVSSVFLMCLEDRVLVYGDCAVNPDPDAAQLADIAISSAATAAQFGIDQRIAMLSYSTGTSGSGADVDKVRAATALVSERRPDLAVDGPIQYDAAVDAAVGKSKMPDSEVAGRATVFVFPDLNTGNNTYKAVQRSAGAVAIGPVLQGLRKPINDLSRGALVQDIVNTVAITAIQAQSVAAEAAALRGIAADASAKE, from the coding sequence GTGACGCGAAACATTTACATCACTTCCATTGAGGGCCACGCCGGCAAGTCCACGATCGCCCTCGGTCTGCTTGACACGCTTAGTCGTGAAGCTAAACGGTTGGGGGTGTTTCGGCCAGTTGCTCGCACGAGTGACGAACGCGACTACGTCTTAGAGATGTTGCTCGGCCACGAGGCTGTGAACCTCAGCTATGACGATGCGGTTGGCGTGGGGTATGACGACGTCCACTCTGATCCCGAGCTCGCTCTCAGCCGTATTATCGAGCGCTTCAAAGCGGTTGAAGCCCAGTGCGATGTCGTTGTTATCGTCGGCTCGGACTATACGGATGTCGGCAGCCCCACCGAGCTGTCGTATAACGCTCGCGTCGCGGCAAACCTCGGTGCGCCGGTGCTTCTGGTGTTGGGCGGTCAGTCTGAGGATGGCGAGAGCCGCAGCCCCGCCGACATGGCTCAGGTCTATTCCATCGCTCATCAAGAGCTGGATGCCGCGCATGCGCAACTGGTCGGCGTTGTCGTCAATAGGTCTGACCCTGGTCACCTCGACAACATCATCGCCGGGGTGAGCGCCGCGGTCGGCGACGATACTCCCGTCTGGGCTATTCCCGAAGATCCCTTCCTTATTGCTCCCAGCCTTGGCTCCTTGCTCACCGCTGTTGACGGTGAGCTGTTGCGCGGTGACCCCGATCTGCTGCAGCGCGAAGCGCTCGGTGTAGTCGTTGCCGGCATGACGATGGAGAACGTGCTGCTGCGTCTCATCGAGGGTTCGGTTGTGGTGGTTGCCGGCGACCGGTCGGATGTGTTGCTGGCGACACTGATGGCGCACGCGTCAGAGACGTTCCCGTCGCTCGCGGGCATCATCCTGAACGGTGGCTTCGATCTTTCGCCGCAAATAGAGCGGCTGATCGAGGGCCTCGACGTTGCGTTGCCCGTGATCCGTACATCGTTTGGTACTTATGACACCGCGCGCACGATCACGAAGACTCGCGGTCGTTTGGCTGCGGAGTCTCCGCGTAAGTTCGACACTGCGCTCGCGCTGTTCGAACAGCATGTGGATGCCGCTGAGCTCATGCGCCGCCTTGACCTGCATCCGGCCACGGTCGTGACGCCGCTCATGTTCGAATACGGGCTTCTTGATCGCGCCCGCCAGCGCCCGCAGCACATCGTGCTGCCCGAGGGCAACGACGACCGCATTCTTCGCGCCTCCAGCACACTGCTACGCCGAGGCGTTGCCCAGCTCACGATTCTCGGCGACGAGGGCGAAGTGCGGGGACGTGCCGCTGAGCTCGGTCTCGATATCTCGGGCGCGAGCATCCTGAGTCCTTTCGATGAAGAGCTGCGCAATCGTTTCGCGACGGAGTACGTGAAGCTGCGCGCCCACAAGGGGATGACGATGGAGGTCGCCCGCGACACGGTGACCGACGTGTCGTACTTTGGCACGATGATGGTGCACTTGGGTCTTGCCGACGGCATGGTCTCGGGTGCGGCGCACACCACGGCGCACACGATCCGGCCCAGCTTTGAGATCATCAAGACAAAGCCCGATGTGTCGATCGTGTCGAGCGTGTTTTTGATGTGCCTCGAAGACCGCGTGCTGGTCTACGGCGACTGTGCCGTGAACCCTGATCCGGATGCTGCCCAGCTTGCTGACATCGCGATCTCGTCGGCCGCGACCGCAGCCCAGTTCGGAATCGACCAGCGCATTGCGATGCTCTCGTACTCCACCGGCACCTCGGGCAGCGGAGCGGATGTCGACAAGGTGCGCGCTGCAACCGCTCTCGTGAGTGAACGTCGCCCCGACCTCGCGGTCGACGGCCCCATCCAATACGACGCCGCAGTGGATGCCGCTGTCGGCAAGTCCAAAATGCCCGACTCCGAGGTGGCTGGCCGCGCCACAGTATTTGTGTTCCCTGACCTCAACACCGGAAACAACACGTACAAGGCCGTGCAGCGAAGTGCGGGCGCTGTGGCGATCGGGCCCGTGCTTCAGGGTCTTCGCAAACCGATCAATGATCTCTCGCGCGGTGCCCTCGTGCAAGACATTGTGAACACGGTCGCGATCACCGCGATTCAGGCTCAATCGGTGGCTGCAGAGGCCGCCGCTCTACGGGGCATCGCCGCCGATGCCTCCGCCAAGGAGTAA
- a CDS encoding acetate/propionate family kinase, translated as MTTVFVVNSGSSSIKWELLDAESGSVFSGGIVERIGELGGGAADHDDGMRQILAELGDEHPAVVGHRVVHGGAEFTAATVITDEVEDRLEEISVLAPLHNPANLKGIRAARATFATVPHVAIFDTAFHGTLPPEAYTYAINTELARTHGIRRYGFHGTSYRYVAERTAAVLGTELADLKLIVFHLGNGASACAIDGGRSVETSMGMTPLEGLVMGTRSGDIDPGALFHLGRSGMDLPGLDHLLNRESGLLGMTGTGDMRDVQSKADAGDERAQAALAVYYHRLRHYLGAYLVALGGADAVVFTAGVGENNANTRLATVQGLESFGIVMDVAANSEARRDERIVSASDSTVKVLVIPTNEELQIARESVEAVTR; from the coding sequence ATGACAACTGTTTTCGTGGTGAACTCGGGTTCGTCGTCGATCAAATGGGAACTGCTCGATGCCGAGTCCGGTTCCGTCTTTAGTGGCGGCATCGTGGAACGCATCGGAGAACTCGGCGGAGGCGCCGCGGACCACGACGACGGCATGCGTCAGATTCTGGCGGAGCTGGGGGATGAGCATCCGGCCGTCGTCGGTCACCGCGTGGTTCATGGGGGAGCGGAGTTCACCGCTGCGACCGTGATCACCGATGAGGTCGAGGATCGTCTCGAAGAGATTTCAGTTCTGGCGCCGCTGCATAACCCGGCCAACCTCAAAGGCATTCGAGCGGCACGGGCCACCTTCGCTACGGTGCCTCACGTGGCGATCTTCGACACCGCCTTTCACGGAACGTTGCCGCCCGAGGCGTACACCTACGCGATCAACACTGAGTTGGCGCGAACGCACGGCATCCGTCGCTACGGCTTTCATGGCACCTCGTATCGCTACGTTGCGGAACGAACCGCGGCCGTGCTCGGCACAGAGCTCGCTGACCTCAAGTTGATCGTCTTCCACCTCGGCAATGGCGCCTCGGCCTGCGCCATCGATGGCGGTCGCAGCGTAGAAACGTCGATGGGGATGACGCCGCTGGAGGGCCTTGTCATGGGAACTCGTTCGGGCGATATCGATCCCGGAGCGCTATTTCACCTCGGTCGTTCTGGAATGGACCTTCCCGGGTTAGACCACTTGCTCAATCGTGAGAGTGGTCTGCTGGGCATGACGGGCACTGGCGACATGCGTGACGTTCAATCCAAGGCGGATGCGGGCGACGAGCGCGCCCAAGCGGCGCTCGCGGTTTACTACCATCGCCTTCGTCACTACCTGGGGGCTTACCTCGTGGCGTTGGGCGGAGCGGACGCGGTTGTCTTCACTGCCGGGGTGGGGGAAAACAATGCGAACACTCGCTTGGCCACCGTTCAGGGGCTCGAATCGTTCGGCATTGTGATGGATGTCGCAGCCAACTCCGAAGCGCGCCGAGACGAACGAATCGTGTCGGCATCCGATTCGACGGTGAAGGTTCTCGTGATTCCGACCAACGAGGAACTGCAGATAGCACGGGAGTCGGTCGAGGCTGTAACCCGGTAG
- a CDS encoding IPT/TIG domain-containing protein has product MTLSVFSAGAPAQAAAGDDSVAESAFLSGDLVASILAADLGHVAVSNDGTLTTQTANSGIGASIDLSALSLPLTLDAGLLRTFAEAENEGSSVAAAGLIDVSGDFSSANPSYTPGSFSLDLTDALSGSEALLTELAELKLDLGALSSRASIDAAGAPVGDYQIVGTQLLLTSNTLAGVVGTVNTAAGLVETEVDALVGPGGAILAEVTDVVDDALSTLNLGSVSASVSLDLVGAVSTVLTDPLTNPLVNGAVTLDLSTGIVAIDLNELNAGGLSNQPANTNILTADQLAAVAASLDTILFDLQTRLNNAVSSTLTAAVLDVAVVLELGSLSVATLTIAGPLGDFASGEAEANIQLLPGLGTITAGIVSPLLNGVLAGVLSGLGGGLTSVSTLLDPAGPVMGGFASTLTSQVVALVSGALELVLDSLPALISLTVNHQEFTGTAPNQKFVETALRVEVLQGVLATLNIAQAAVGPNFAGVRPAITDVDPTSGPVTGGTSVTLTGTDFNGSTGVTFDGTAGTDFTVVSDTEITVTSPAHAAGGVEVIIQHPAGASDDAEFTYTPVPVISSLDPDFGPIAGGTAVTITGSDFTDATAVTFDGTEGTIFTVVSDTQITVTSPAHALGAVDLIIERDSGDSAPETFTYRGAPTVSNMTPVEGPLAGGTAVTITGTGFTGSTGVTFDGADGTSFTVVSDTEITVSSPAHAAETIDVIVVHPIGNADAGEFTYTAAPIISSLSPNIGPIDGGTAVTITGSGFTGSTGVTFDGDDGTLFTVVSDTEITVTTPAHEVAVVDVVVLNTPANSTPGAFSYQEAPTVSGIAPDEGPLAGGTEVTITGTGFTGATGVTFDGEDGTSFTVVSDTEITVTTPAGVEGAAAVVVEHPAGDASAGDFTYVAAPTISAMDPDLGPIAGGTEVTITGTGFTDATGVTFDGDDGTSFTVVSDTEITVSSPAHAAGAVAVVVEHVGGDTAAGDFIYLANPSVTDLAPTSGPLAGGTEVTITGTGFTGATGVTFDGDAGTSFTVVSDTEITVTSPAHGAGAAAVIVEHPVVDAAAGDFTYTDGPAIASLTPDVGPVAGGTVVTIAGTGFTGATGVTFDGEDGTSFDVVSDTEITVSSPEHDAGAVNVVVAHPSGDSAPETFTYLATPAVTLVSPNAGPLEGGTEVTITGTGFTGATGVTFDGEDGTSFTVVSDTEITVTSPAHDAGIAEIVIQHPIADTVAGGFTYAASGIPIVNSMSPLRGPDTGGTLVTLRGSGFLGANGARFGALWGTNFTVLSDTMATVMTPEHEAMWVPAVLSSGAVMAATPGFTFEPTTLALADTDTDTDTDTATGDGLAYTGSSGFHGAWLALALIAAGALLLISRRPAGRHRA; this is encoded by the coding sequence GTGACGCTGTCGGTCTTTTCCGCCGGCGCTCCAGCGCAAGCCGCGGCCGGCGATGACTCGGTTGCCGAGTCTGCGTTTTTATCTGGTGACTTAGTCGCGAGTATTCTCGCCGCGGATCTGGGTCATGTAGCGGTGAGCAACGACGGTACGCTAACCACTCAGACGGCTAATTCGGGTATCGGTGCGAGCATCGATCTATCTGCCCTCAGCCTGCCGTTGACTCTCGACGCTGGCCTGCTCAGAACCTTTGCCGAGGCCGAAAATGAGGGCAGTTCGGTCGCAGCTGCTGGGCTGATCGATGTCAGCGGCGATTTCTCGAGTGCCAATCCGTCTTACACGCCGGGATCGTTCAGCCTCGACCTTACCGATGCTCTGTCCGGATCCGAAGCGCTGCTCACCGAGCTTGCTGAGCTGAAACTCGATCTTGGCGCGCTTAGTTCGCGAGCGTCAATCGATGCAGCCGGCGCGCCTGTCGGCGACTACCAAATCGTCGGCACCCAGCTTCTCTTGACGAGCAACACGCTCGCAGGGGTCGTAGGAACGGTCAATACCGCTGCGGGCCTCGTGGAAACTGAGGTGGACGCCCTCGTGGGGCCTGGCGGCGCGATCCTCGCTGAGGTGACCGACGTTGTAGACGATGCGCTCAGCACATTGAACCTCGGTTCGGTTTCCGCGAGCGTTTCGTTGGACTTGGTGGGCGCCGTTAGCACCGTGTTGACGGATCCGTTGACGAATCCGCTCGTCAACGGTGCTGTGACGCTCGACCTCTCAACGGGCATCGTCGCAATCGACCTGAACGAGCTCAACGCCGGTGGCTTATCGAATCAGCCAGCGAACACAAACATTCTTACCGCGGACCAGCTAGCAGCAGTCGCTGCATCGCTCGACACAATTTTGTTTGATCTCCAAACCAGGCTCAACAATGCGGTTTCGTCGACTCTCACGGCTGCGGTATTGGACGTCGCCGTCGTTTTGGAACTTGGGTCCCTTTCTGTCGCTACTTTGACGATCGCGGGGCCGCTGGGCGATTTCGCGTCTGGAGAAGCTGAAGCGAACATTCAGCTGCTCCCCGGTCTTGGCACCATCACAGCTGGTATCGTCTCGCCGCTCCTGAACGGGGTTCTTGCCGGGGTGCTTAGTGGCTTGGGCGGAGGGCTCACATCAGTATCCACACTTCTTGATCCCGCCGGGCCAGTTATGGGTGGCTTCGCTTCCACCCTCACAAGTCAGGTTGTCGCGCTGGTTAGTGGCGCGCTCGAACTGGTTCTCGATTCTCTTCCGGCCCTTATTAGTCTGACCGTGAACCATCAAGAGTTCACGGGCACTGCTCCAAACCAGAAGTTTGTCGAGACCGCGCTTCGTGTTGAGGTGTTGCAAGGTGTCCTAGCGACCCTGAACATTGCGCAGGCGGCTGTCGGCCCGAACTTCGCGGGTGTTCGCCCGGCCATCACTGATGTCGATCCCACCAGCGGACCGGTAACGGGTGGCACCTCTGTCACGCTGACGGGAACTGATTTCAACGGTTCTACCGGCGTTACGTTCGATGGCACGGCGGGCACCGACTTCACCGTTGTCAGCGATACGGAGATCACGGTCACGAGCCCGGCGCACGCTGCGGGCGGCGTTGAGGTCATCATTCAACATCCGGCTGGCGCTTCAGACGATGCTGAATTCACCTACACGCCGGTACCTGTCATCTCGTCGCTCGACCCGGACTTCGGCCCGATCGCAGGCGGCACCGCGGTGACGATCACCGGCTCCGACTTCACGGATGCCACGGCTGTCACGTTCGACGGAACTGAGGGCACAATCTTTACCGTCGTCAGCGACACTCAGATTACGGTGACAAGCCCGGCTCACGCTCTGGGCGCAGTTGACCTGATCATTGAGCGCGACTCTGGAGACTCAGCTCCCGAAACCTTTACGTATCGCGGAGCCCCGACGGTGTCGAACATGACTCCGGTCGAGGGGCCACTCGCGGGCGGCACTGCAGTGACGATCACGGGAACCGGCTTCACCGGCTCCACGGGAGTCACCTTCGACGGCGCTGACGGAACATCGTTCACGGTAGTGAGCGACACCGAGATCACCGTCTCGAGCCCCGCTCACGCTGCGGAAACGATTGACGTGATTGTGGTGCATCCGATTGGGAATGCAGACGCCGGTGAATTCACTTACACGGCTGCCCCCATCATCTCCTCGCTCTCGCCGAACATCGGCCCCATCGATGGCGGCACTGCTGTGACAATTACCGGCTCGGGTTTCACCGGGTCAACGGGCGTCACTTTTGATGGGGATGACGGAACGTTGTTCACGGTCGTGAGCGATACCGAGATCACCGTCACCACCCCGGCGCATGAAGTCGCCGTAGTCGACGTCGTTGTGCTCAACACTCCGGCCAATTCGACCCCTGGTGCATTCAGCTACCAAGAGGCTCCTACCGTGTCAGGGATCGCTCCTGACGAGGGACCGCTTGCTGGTGGCACCGAAGTGACGATCACAGGCACCGGCTTTACCGGCGCCACGGGCGTCACTTTCGATGGGGAGGACGGAACCTCGTTCACCGTCGTGAGCGACACTGAGATCACCGTTACCACTCCGGCGGGCGTCGAAGGCGCAGCCGCCGTGGTGGTCGAGCACCCCGCGGGCGACGCCAGCGCGGGTGACTTCACCTACGTAGCCGCACCGACCATCTCAGCGATGGACCCCGACCTGGGGCCGATTGCGGGTGGCACCGAGGTCACGATCACGGGAACCGGCTTTACCGACGCGACCGGTGTGACTTTCGACGGGGATGACGGAACGTCGTTCACTGTCGTCAGCGACACTGAGATTACTGTCTCCAGCCCGGCTCACGCCGCGGGCGCTGTGGCTGTTGTCGTGGAGCACGTGGGCGGAGACACCGCTGCCGGAGACTTCATTTACCTCGCCAACCCGAGCGTCACTGATCTGGCTCCCACCTCTGGCCCGCTGGCTGGTGGCACCGAAGTCACGATCACGGGCACCGGCTTTACCGGGGCAACGGGAGTCACGTTCGATGGAGACGCTGGAACGTCGTTCACCGTAGTGAGCGACACCGAGATCACGGTCACGAGCCCGGCGCACGGCGCCGGCGCTGCGGCAGTCATCGTCGAGCATCCGGTGGTCGACGCCGCTGCTGGCGACTTCACCTACACCGACGGACCGGCGATCGCTTCGCTCACTCCCGACGTTGGGCCGGTCGCGGGAGGAACAGTGGTGACGATTGCGGGCACCGGATTCACCGGAGCAACGGGAGTGACCTTCGATGGAGAGGACGGAACATCGTTCGATGTGGTGAGTGACACTGAAATTACGGTGAGCAGCCCGGAGCACGATGCCGGGGCAGTCAACGTGGTCGTCGCGCACCCCAGTGGGGACTCAGCGCCCGAGACGTTCACCTACCTCGCTACCCCCGCAGTGACCCTCGTGTCGCCCAACGCGGGACCGCTAGAAGGCGGCACCGAAGTCACGATCACGGGAACCGGTTTCACCGGGGCAACGGGAGTCACGTTCGATGGAGAGGACGGAACATCGTTCACTGTCGTCAGTGACACGGAGATCACGGTGACGAGCCCCGCGCACGATGCGGGCATCGCCGAGATCGTCATCCAGCATCCGATCGCCGACACTGTTGCGGGAGGCTTCACCTACGCCGCTTCAGGAATCCCGATCGTCAATTCCATGTCGCCGCTCCGAGGCCCGGACACGGGAGGCACGCTAGTGACTCTTCGCGGTAGTGGATTCCTGGGGGCCAACGGCGCTCGATTCGGTGCACTGTGGGGAACCAACTTCACCGTACTGAGCGACACCATGGCAACAGTGATGACGCCGGAGCACGAAGCAATGTGGGTACCCGCAGTGCTGTCCTCGGGCGCCGTAATGGCGGCCACGCCCGGCTTCACCTTCGAGCCAACCACCTTGGCACTAGCCGATACGGATACGGATACGGATACGGATACGGCTACGGGTGACGGCCTCGCCTACACCGGCTCATCTGGATTCCACGGAGCCTGGCTCGCACTGGCGCTCATCGCCGCTGGTGCGCTGCTCCTGATTTCTCGACGCCCCGCCGGTCGCCACCGCGCCTGA
- a CDS encoding DNA polymerase III subunit gamma and tau, whose translation MVAALYRRYRPETFAELIGQSQVTDPLRTALRTDRVNHAYLFSGPRGCGKTTSARILARCLNCAEGPTDTPCGVCASCVELSRDGGGSLDVVEIDAASHNGVEDARDLRERAVFAPARDRFKIFILDEAHMVTPQGFNAMLKIVEEPPEHVKFIFATTEPDKVIGTIRSRTHHYPFRLVPPAQMLDYVQQLCESESVTVEPGVLPLVVRAGGGSVRDTLSLLDQLIAGSETQTVIYERAVALLGYTHAELLDEVIDALGSGDAGAAFSSVDRVVQTGQDPRRFVEDLLERMRDLIVVAATAGSAAEVLRGIPQDQLERMGQQAHTLGAAELSRAADIINAALSEMTGATSPRLHLELMVARIMVPASDDTQRGALARVERLERRIGIDGDGSVAAASTTPPAPRAAVAPAARAAAPAPAAAPSSAAEPAPASDRDAVAAPVAAPTTEPAPAATAAGSGLRAPAAPRTTPISIQQVRDAWPEILEVVQELKRTAWMVVFTAKPLELRDDKILVLSFPSERDVEALKQRSVPGEGVGDYLKKAFVHVLGFEPAFIAKVEGAPSAPPASPPAATAAAPAAPSQESRSQATAPAQSSAPSRAPQPEAPAVDEGPEPEEPAPAEDREPGGWAVAAIPESEPEPETDPSAPRGAAAAQETVRQQAQRAQQKGDGPAVDRLAAAAAAAPPAPPESQARVAMSATAARMDRSRYGEAVVRELLNATFIEEQQVEPRVVPQPRDE comes from the coding sequence GTGGTTGCTGCCCTATATCGCCGATACCGGCCTGAGACTTTTGCTGAACTCATCGGCCAGTCTCAAGTGACCGATCCGCTGCGCACGGCGTTGCGCACCGATCGCGTCAATCACGCCTATCTCTTTAGCGGTCCGCGTGGGTGTGGCAAGACCACATCCGCTCGCATTCTTGCTCGCTGCCTTAACTGTGCCGAGGGCCCGACCGACACTCCTTGCGGCGTGTGCGCCTCGTGTGTCGAACTGTCGCGTGATGGTGGCGGTTCGCTCGACGTCGTCGAGATTGACGCGGCAAGCCACAACGGTGTTGAGGATGCCCGTGACCTGCGCGAGCGTGCTGTGTTTGCACCGGCCCGCGACCGTTTCAAGATCTTCATTCTCGACGAAGCGCACATGGTGACGCCCCAGGGCTTCAACGCGATGCTCAAGATCGTTGAAGAGCCGCCGGAGCACGTGAAGTTCATCTTCGCCACTACCGAGCCAGACAAGGTGATTGGCACGATTCGTTCGCGCACTCATCACTACCCCTTCCGCCTCGTGCCGCCTGCTCAGATGCTGGATTACGTTCAGCAGCTGTGTGAGAGCGAAAGCGTTACGGTCGAGCCCGGAGTGCTGCCGCTTGTCGTGCGCGCCGGTGGCGGATCAGTGCGTGACACCCTGTCGCTACTCGACCAGCTCATTGCCGGCTCCGAAACTCAGACCGTCATCTATGAGCGCGCCGTTGCCTTGCTCGGTTACACGCACGCAGAACTACTCGATGAAGTCATTGACGCTCTCGGCTCCGGTGACGCCGGTGCCGCATTCTCGTCGGTCGACCGGGTTGTGCAGACGGGTCAAGACCCTCGGCGCTTTGTCGAAGACTTGCTTGAGCGGATGCGCGACCTCATCGTTGTGGCCGCCACCGCCGGTAGCGCGGCAGAAGTGCTTCGCGGCATCCCGCAAGACCAGCTCGAACGTATGGGGCAGCAGGCGCACACTCTGGGCGCTGCGGAACTCTCACGGGCCGCCGACATCATCAACGCCGCTCTGTCTGAAATGACCGGCGCGACATCGCCGCGACTGCACCTTGAGTTGATGGTGGCTCGCATCATGGTTCCTGCCAGCGATGACACCCAGCGCGGTGCTCTCGCTCGCGTCGAGCGTTTGGAGCGGCGCATCGGTATCGACGGCGACGGATCAGTTGCCGCCGCCTCAACGACACCTCCCGCTCCCCGTGCTGCTGTCGCGCCCGCAGCGCGTGCGGCCGCTCCGGCTCCGGCAGCAGCGCCTTCTTCCGCCGCCGAGCCGGCTCCGGCCAGTGACCGCGACGCGGTTGCGGCGCCGGTCGCTGCGCCTACAACCGAACCTGCACCGGCTGCTACTGCCGCCGGCTCGGGCCTCCGGGCACCAGCCGCACCGCGCACGACCCCGATCTCGATCCAGCAGGTGAGAGACGCGTGGCCCGAGATCCTTGAAGTTGTTCAAGAACTCAAACGCACCGCGTGGATGGTCGTCTTCACGGCCAAGCCGCTCGAGCTGCGCGACGACAAGATTCTGGTGCTGTCGTTCCCGAGTGAGCGGGATGTCGAAGCCCTCAAGCAGCGCAGCGTGCCTGGCGAAGGTGTCGGCGACTACCTCAAAAAGGCATTTGTGCACGTGCTCGGATTCGAGCCGGCGTTCATTGCCAAGGTTGAGGGAGCACCATCCGCTCCTCCCGCCAGCCCGCCCGCGGCCACCGCTGCTGCTCCAGCAGCACCGAGCCAGGAATCGCGCTCGCAGGCAACGGCGCCTGCCCAGTCTTCGGCTCCGTCGCGCGCGCCCCAGCCGGAGGCTCCCGCTGTTGACGAGGGCCCCGAGCCCGAGGAGCCTGCACCGGCCGAAGATCGTGAGCCCGGGGGATGGGCTGTAGCCGCGATTCCGGAATCAGAGCCTGAACCCGAGACCGATCCTTCAGCGCCGCGTGGTGCCGCAGCAGCCCAAGAAACAGTCAGGCAACAGGCGCAGCGCGCTCAGCAGAAGGGCGACGGCCCCGCAGTCGATCGCCTCGCGGCGGCGGCAGCAGCAGCACCGCCAGCACCGCCCGAGTCGCAAGCACGGGTCGCGATGTCGGCGACTGCTGCCCGCATGGACCGCTCGCGCTATGGCGAGGCAGTGGTGCGCGAATTGCTCAACGCCACTTTTATTGAAGAACAACAAGTAGAGCCCCGAGTGGTTCCGCAGCCGAGAGACGAGTAA